A window of Dysidea avara chromosome 1, odDysAvar1.4, whole genome shotgun sequence genomic DNA:
TTTTTGATGTACCAATCCATAAAAACATACTTTATTAATTAATACTTCCCAAAAAAAATCGCAAAAATTACTCCTTCAGCTAAATATATAAGATAGATATTTTATAGCTAAAAATTGATTCCATTGCAGACAAAATAAAATTAACAAGATTACAGCATCTGGGGGAGTGGCTATACCCCACTTCCAGAGATACTATACTCAATCTAGTTCCAAAATTTCCTCTTTTAAATAACTGTACATGTGGTAAAGCATTGCAGAGCAAAACATATGATCACTGTAACATTGTCATAACTTACTTGTACCTAGCTTGTCACTGGATATTCATAATTTATTCTActacaaacaatttaatacCATGCACCTTGTAAAATCCTAGATTTGCTATTTATATACTATACAAAGTATAGAGCTGTGTACAGTATTTGCCATTGATACTTGTTTTGTTGTTATGTCCTCTAGATAAATTTACTTATGGAAATGATTATTGCAATTCTGTTACCAATAATTGTGGTAGTCATAATCACTACATTAATAATTGCGCATGCACTAGCACAAACTGAGAATGTTAAACACAAGAGGCAAGGTTGTTGTGGCAGTAAAAATGTGGAAACTGAAGATGGCATTAACATCGAAGCTGATGACGAAGTAATGTATGGAGAGATACGTTACCCTGAAGAGAAACCACAAGAACTAAATCAGAAAGTAATTACTTTACGCAACCCACTGTATGCTAATCCACCAACAACACCATGTGGTGTCACAGATCTTCCCACACATGATGAAATACTTCAGAAGCAACTAAACAGCATTACTGAATCAGATGAAGAATTGAATGACAGAATGAGTGACAATAGATGCAGCAGTAATGATCAGATATTCAATGACAATGTAAATGGTGAAGAAAGTCAATCTAGCTCCACTACCACTAACATGGCAATCACAGAACATGTATCAACCACTGCCAGTAATATTAAGGAGACATATTTGACAACACAGACAATAGCAGCAGACTCAAATACATCTTACAATTGTAAATCATCATTAGATGTCAGTCAATCCAACTCTAGTGCAGAATCTACTACAGATGAATGgctagtaccagtagtaccaaaTCCTGCGTATAACTATAAAGAAACATATTTAGCTGCAAAGAAAGTTGCATTAGAATTAAATCCATCATATAATTATAAATCATCTTATACCTCTGGACTTTAATTTAATTAAATATTTCCCCTCTATTATGGTACCATGCAACAGTGCATGTTTGTGGTTATTGTAATGACATTTCAACATTTTATCTTGTGTGATTTTACATAAaattatcattattttattaAGTTGTAATTATAATAAATGTACTAAGATTTCAAATTTACaagaataattaattttgttaatgaaCTATACACAAGCTGAATAGTAAATTACAGTATTGGTGTAAATAGTGTATACATGTAGTAGCACCTTAATTGATTGACTCTATACCAAACCATCCTATATATTAGTATGTATGCGTTGAGCTGGATTCTCAAAAAcaattaataactcatggatgcatttacacatgatcttaaaatttggcttatttgtagtactgcttgacctgctaaaaatgtttcaaaatcttttcattcaaacatctgacataatatttatggccactcaaattttcaccatacatttcctatgggacagccataaaagtacagtgttcattacagccctttcccaaacttccaatggagccaaaccatgcacatgtctgttgttgacacctttgctgtcaccactaatcatctggttggctgaagtgttaactctcttgagaaaagattcactttattttttaatttttagctgtttttcaggactcaggtcaacttgtacatactatagttgttACTTTGGCATGTATCCAACAAAACTGTgataaaagggtgcagcctttaaTAAAAttaagcctgggtgaaaaagttgcaaaattaaaggtggcgaccaagaaatggctgaaatgATGTTAATGGTAATAAAGTTTAACAATAGCTGTACGTATGTATTATTAAAAAATAACATCATTTatagctatttcttggctgccacttttgattttacCCAGGCTATTAAAGGCCACATACTTTTTTCACAAGCCAGCCCTAGGTTGGctttggggtttgtttttacCTACATTTTGTATCTACAAACATCGATGATGATGGTTGAAGACAGAAGTTATATTTGTGAttattttgtaaatattgtttatgcaaaaacagaaaaaaattgTGCGGCCTTTATAAGCTAGGGTGaagagttgtgaaatcaaaggaacGGTACGTATGCAGTTCTATGCTTATGTGTTTATATGTTTTATTAAATTTTCAATCCTGATAAAATCAAAAGAACTTTAATTTAGAAATTGTACAAACTAGGTAGCTAGGTTTTCATGAAGACGGTTGCGTTTACGAGGTGAACCCTTATTGCTACAATAACATACTATCAAAATACAAGGATTCTTAATTCATCGCTTCATACAGCTGTACAATATTTTGTACTGGTATAGTGATGTGTTTTTCTATTACCGGCAGTAGTTCACATGTGTATATTCTTTTCAATAGCATTCTCTGCATCAAACCATTCAGCATGTAATAAAACTATTGTTCTGGTATTGATCGCTGCCCAGGACAAGCTGTTTTGGCATCTAGATTGACTGGTGAGTTTCTTGAAGGATAATTCTataatacagtgatatatttttgTTAGATATGACTATTAGAAGGATACGAATTTAAGAAGTGGAACGTTGTTTGGATAAAGATACAATACTAACAGGTATTTAATCGTACTGTACAATGTTTTGGCATtacattttttttcatttacagTACACAGAGAACGTTCGGGCAAGGAGCTGGAGTCTGCCATTGATAAAGTTTGTCATATAAAGAA
This region includes:
- the LOC136265093 gene encoding uncharacterized protein isoform X1, which produces MEMIIAILLPIIVVVIITTLIIAHALAQTENVKHKRQGCCGSKNVETEDGINIEADDEVMYGEIRYPEEKPQELNQKVITLRNPLYANPPTTPCGVTDLPTHDEILQKQLNSITESDEELNDRMSDNRCSSNDQIFNDNVNGEESQSSSTTTNMAITEHVSTTASNIKETYLTTQTIAADSNTSYNCKSSLDVSQSNSSAESTTDEWLVPVVPNPAYNYKETYLAAKKVALELNPSYNYKSSYTSGL
- the LOC136265093 gene encoding uncharacterized protein isoform X2 encodes the protein MYGEIRYPEEKPQELNQKVITLRNPLYANPPTTPCGVTDLPTHDEILQKQLNSITESDEELNDRMSDNRCSSNDQIFNDNVNGEESQSSSTTTNMAITEHVSTTASNIKETYLTTQTIAADSNTSYNCKSSLDVSQSNSSAESTTDEWLVPVVPNPAYNYKETYLAAKKVALELNPSYNYKSSYTSGL